ttcaaaataaaagcccgtctgaatccaaacaggaagtaaagggACCTGAAAGCCCCGGGTATACTTCCTTTAACTACACGTACACAAAGGTATGACATCATCCTCCTGCGGCGGTTTGGAGCGTTGGTTGTGCACGTCCTCAGAAATTAGTGTCCACGAGCTGCAATATGCATACAACCACTAGGGGCAGTGTAGGGTAGTGTTGCAGAACTCCAAACTAAGAccggtctcaagaccactttctgaaggtctcGATCTCCGGACTCTGACCACCTTAGTTTTTGTCCACAGGCCCGCTCGTGTCCTCATTGTTTCAGCTGCCGTTTCATTTGagttctctgttttctcttcttctcactTTTGAATCCAAACTgaatctttttttcctctcatgaATTTTGTCGTTCGTCTCTGCAGATCTCTCCGCGTCGTTCCTCCTCCACGGATGTGAACGGAGAGGCCGAGCAGCCGGACGATGCCGAAgtagaaggtgtgtgtgtgtgctgatatTTTTAAATCCTCACGATTTAAAGACTtagtttaaatataaaaaagctTTTGAGAGCTGAGACGTTCTGATCCTGATGGTTTGGTTCAGAGAGCGAGATACTCGGCTTtctaaaaacatctttatgaCTCAGCGGGTCAGAGTGAACTCAAAGGTTTGGAGACTTTTGGGAATAGTATgtaagtggattttttttaaaaacagcgtCTCTAAAAAAAGGCCGAGGAGGTCCTAAAGTGAACCCTGTGCAGTCATGTGAGTCACGGGCTGCGGGAACGCCTCGAGTGTTGGCGAGTCAAAACGGAAACGGCGTCAGAAAACGACCCTCGATCTTTCATTATGAATCACTAACTGAACATAACACCGGACAGTTTTACCCGAGTGCCTTTAGTGctgatgttaaaataaaatcagagtcAAGAGTGAAAAAAGGCCGAAGACTTGAGGCCAACGCTcgacagaaaatacaaaaaggcttcttaaaggttttttaaagtctttctatgtgatgtttcacacaaGTATagcctctgaaaataactctgtgagtcatgactgtctacaatgggtgtaacacccgagtcccactgtctgtgatgttttcagagtcctatcttcactttgtttacatcgccgggacggccggctgactcctcccctcgtgtataaaagttgtttaattgagggactagagaaaagaagaataacatactgtactcactgcttaactgtgtttctagatcacgctcatttcaggtaaatttacatgcagtgtgaagataccagcataataaagatcgctagcattagcatgctaacacaacaatgcagcgcgagttgttttggtttcatgctggagctcaagggcgacatctgctggatcaaaaaatcacatataaagactttaaaggtccaatcagtgagatgtgtagagagtgaaatgataaagtgaccttactatctgatcagacattaaggaaacatgctatgctGCAGCAGCCAGCATGTCCTCCTTCTACGTTTTGAACGCGTCTCTTTCTTCTCACTCAGTGAACGGGAACCGCTCGGTCTCTTCCTCCATCATCAACGAGAAGTACGAGGTCGGCAAAGTGATCGGGGACGGAAACTTTGCCGTGGTGAAAGAGTGTGTGGAGAGGTAAGGAgcagttttaaaaacaacaacagacctGTTCAATTAATTAAGGTCACTTTTAACATAAGCCCCGCCTCTGACCGGGCAtgtagccaatcacagtttggGATGTTTCTGGGGTGGCCGATCAAATTTTTAGGAGGGGCCCACGCCGCCCCTCTGGTCAGACACGGCCCTGCATTGAAGGaacttattttaaagaaagATGTCGTTGATGAGTTTCTGCAGATTTAAGACAAAAAGGTGATTTTCCTACTAAGACTTCTTTACATAACAAACCCCACGGCTGTTACGTTGATTGTGATTTGTATATTTGGTGTGTTTTGCTCGACAGGTCGACAGGTCAGGAGTACGCTCTGAAAATAATCGACAAAGCTCGCTGCTGTGGGAAGGTAACTCTTATTTTCTGTTCAGGACAGAATCatggtttcttcttcttctgatttaTAAATCAACTATGagcatactgccacctgctgtatcgactgtgaactgtgtgtgtgtgtgtgtgtgtgtgtgtgtgtgtgtgtgtgtgtgtgtgtgtgtgtgtgtgtgtgtgtgtgtgtgtgtgtgtgtgtgtgtgtgtgtgtgtgtgtgtgtgtgtgtgtgtgtgtgtgtgtgtgtgtgtgtgtgtgtgtgtgtgtgtgtacaggagCACCTGATAGAAAACGAGGTGGCGGTGCTGCGGCGGGTTCGACATCCCAGCATCATCGAGTTAATCGAGGTGGATGAAACTCCGAGTCAGCTCTTCCTCGTCATGGAGCTCgtcaaggtttctttttttgtttcttcttcctgtaTTTTTTTGCTCCTCCCACTCTGGAATtgtcagaaacatttttttttaatttctctcctTCTACCTCCGTCAGGGTGGCGACCTGTTCGACGCCATCACCTCCTCCACAAAGTACAGCGAGCGCGACGCCAGCGCCATGGTGTTCAACCTGGCCGGCGCCATCAAGTACCTGCACCGAATGAACATCGTCCATCGAGACATCAAACCTGAGAACCtgctggtacacacacacacacacacacacacacacacacacacacacacacacacacacacacacacacttcaaactTCAAAGACATACTTGCAAAATTAATATTCCAAAACCTATATTATTATGAAGAGCATAATATGAAGAAACTTCAGGAAGTTGCTCCTTAAAGCCAAGAAGGTTTCCCCtcacatttgaaataaacaccaAGGTACTCGTGCCCTAATGAAAAACATAACCTACCATATGGCCCTTAGTCGCCATGGCAACCAAAACAGTTGTTGCCACCTACAACAGGCCCGGGCTGTGTTATTGCGAGCTCCACTTCTGGCCCCCCACAAAACTCAACCCCGAGGACCGACGGGCAGCCAGAGTGGGAACCTCCTTTCACCAGTGTCTTTTCTGATTGGCCGAACGACACCTTGGTGGACCTCAGGTGGTCACGTCTGCTCAGGATCCTGCGTCTGCTCGTTACTTTACATGATTGactcttttttcattttgtttaaaattcCTGAATTTGGTCGTTTTGATTGGTTGTCACCTCCTTGAGTCTGTGCAtgtattttcagtgtgtgtttctgtgtgtctgcaggtgtgcGAGTATCCAGACGGCACCAAGTCTCTGAAGCTCGGGGACTTTGGTTTGGCGACGGTGGTGGAGGGACCTCTGTACACGGTGTGTGGCACGCCCACGTATGTCGCCCCGGAGATCATTGCCGAGACCGGGTGAGGGAAAAGAGAAACGTTAAAACAGTTTCTGGGTCTAAAATATCACATGACACGTGTAGTTTtaaactggtgtgtgtgtgtgtgtgtgtgtgtgtagctatGGTCTGAAGGTGGATATCTGGGCAGCTGGAGTGATCACATACATCCTGCTGTGTGGATTTCCTCCATTCAGAAGGTCAGTTTATACAAACGTTTCCAAACTTAATGGCTGTCGGGGCGTTTCTATGACTTTGATGACTGGAGTAATTTTGGCCTTTTTTCGTCCGGCTGATTTCTTGTTTCTcgctcctctttgtctcctcagtGAGAATAATGTGCAGGAGGAGTTGTTCGATCAGATCCTCAGAGGGAAGCTGGAGTTTCCGTCTCCAGACTGGGACACCATCAGCCTCCCAGCAAAGGTACAATAAGCAATCCCACACTCGAGGTCCTGAATATCAgctctgctgtgattggctctgACATCCACaacatctccacctcctccagtGTGATATTACTTTTATACAACAGTTAGACCCTGTGTCAACCTAGTCTCTcccgtctccatgacaacagtctgttgacaacggccgctgctCCGTTGCGTTaaactgcttttaaaaatgtcttgcATCAGAACAATTTAAGGTTGCAAACATGTTCCTGTGATCACTGAAGTCCAGCATCAGAAATAAGAGATAACACCAGGCGGCGTGTTGCTAACAGTCACATGACCTGTTCCTCAGATGCTGATTAGTCAGATGCTGCAGGTGAACGTGGACACTCGTTTCACCGCCGAGGAGGTCCTGGCACATGCCTGGGTGACGGTAAGACAGCAcatacacaaatatatatatacacacacagacaacacagatTAGAGGTGAAGAAGTGAGATTTATCATTCTCTTCTCACTTGGTATTCatcggtgtgtttgtgtttaggaTGAGGCTCCCGTAGACTCCAACACCGTGAGCAGCAATGAAGACCCGACCATTGGAGACACACTGGAACCAGAGCAGGAATCCCCAATACTGGAGACCAAACAAGTTCCTTCACCTCTGGTTTAATCAAGGTCCCCCTTTCATCAGCTggtaatgtgtgaaaaaaagggAATGTTTTATCCAATGGGAATCCAGAAAGCTGGACCAGATTCGCCCTGGGAACCAAACCATATGAACTATTCaataaaaaactaaagaaaCTGAATCAGACAAACAGCTGTTTTGGGATTTCTTTTCACCAACTGGAAACCCAAACCACTTCCGAACCAGAACCCATCTTGTTGTACCTACTTGGAAAAAAACGAGTTCCCTCACCAATGtctatttttctttctgtctaaTGGAAAGTGAACAGAACAAGTCTCATCTCGTCTTCTGAAGGTTTTCCAATGACTCACCCAAACCAGTTCTATATTTTAAAGTCTGAACCTCTTTCCCTAAAAACTGAACACATTTCCCTCAATCTGATATGGAGTACATCCAGTTTAATCGATTAGAAACCAAAAAAAGTAGCTGCATATGGAAACCAAGCATTTGGCCAGGTCTAGACTTAGACGAGACATTGCCAAAACTTTTGCTTCTGATGGAATTGTCATGTTGCTTTAACTAGACGCTGATCCAGTTCCTTACTCCAGATGCCTTCGGTTTTGTTCAACAAGTTCCCTTAAATCTGGTCTAAATCTGATCTAAATCTCATGCTGGTCTTTCTCTGAAAAGTTCAGTTCCCTCAACTCTGCAGACCGGAAACCATCATATTTCATCTTTTGGAAACTAAATAATCTCTGCTCTAGATGATGTCCAGTTTCTGGTTCTTGCCACCAAATTAGCTCTGTCAAATTTGGTGTTGAAGGGTTGGACCTGATCTTCCACGGATAAACAAATTAGTTTTCTCAGCTCCTGAGTTTGAACACAACAGGCTTTATCTACTTGAAACCAGACAAGCTCCAGCACCACTGTTGTACTGTAGAATACAAGTTCCTTCAAAGTACCTACCAATATCTTGAATATGGAACCAGTTCTGTTTCCTCCACTGGACGCCAAACAAATTCCAACATCTTGGGTCGAGAACAGATCCCGTCCATGTTCAGGGCATTGTCCCTTTTCTTTTGGAACTTAATGTAAAACCAAACGGGTTCCTACGTCTTTGGTCTTGTAGAGATCCCCTTCAACAATCGGCAAACCATACAAGTACTCCCATCCAGGGTCTAGAACCTGGTTTATTGGAAACCAAACCAGTCCATTGCCTCTATTGTAAAATATTCCATAACAATTGTTGGGAAACAAACCAGTTCTGTTGAAATACCTTCCAGTACATCTTGTATAGAACAAGTGAGGGGTTTAATCCACTGGAAATCCCAAATCTCCTGTCTAGAActtgtcatttattttgcatAATTTTCTTAACTGGAAACCAATCACGTCCAGCTCCTCTGGTCTGGAACCATTGCTGTATTATCCACTGAAAATCCCATCCAGGGTCTAGAACCTTTCTGTTCACTTTTTTTGATATACTGGAAACCAAACAAAGTCCAATCTTCTGGTTTAGAACCAGTCCACTCTGATCTCCCtcggaaacaaaacaaagtcattgttttaactttttgatttACTAGAGAGTCCTAACCCCCGAATTCCTGGTTAGTTATTGGGTCTACTGAatgacaaatgtatttctgtgttcTCAAATACTTTTTATCGACTGGAAACTGAGCAGGAGTCCTTGTCTTAACCTCAGAAACATCCTTTTTACTGGAAAGAATCCAAATGTGCATAGGTATTTTAATTTGTATCCTGGATACCGTCCTCGTCTCTGGTCTGGACCACTACTGAAGACTTTCTGAAGTCCTGTCTCTGCTGCCAAACTGGAAAATATGTAGACTCTGTTTTATGAGCTCCATCAAACATCTGTTGGACGACTGAAAGAGGAGTCATCTCATGTTTCACTGGACACTAACGAAGGCATCTCACTGATGCTTTAAAGAAACTCATCATACCAACACCGGGACACTGTGCTGTTGGACACATCCTGTTTCATCACTCAGTGTCTCGTGGGACTGGACCCATTTTCTGTAAATGGCTCTTACCTCTGGTCTGAATGATAAACTAGGCTGCTTTAAAACGGCCTCAACCACTTAAGAGATTTAAACAACTGATCAGTTAACAAACGTTCCCTCTGGTTTTGGGATTATTTCCTCTGAAGTACCTGCCTTGTGGGGACCTGGATGTCTTCCATTTGTTCTGGGAAACGTCCCATTTCTCCTGCCTTTTACCCTCCACAGACCGTAAAGACGTTCCTCATTTGTGAAACTTGGCACCGACATGTCTGAGAAGACATTTGAGTTCTGTGCCTGTTGACACTGCTGATGATTCCTTCTAATGATCCTAAAATCACAGCTCTGTCAGACTTGTCAGCACAAGTCGTTGACTGTATAGACAGACTCGGCtcattgtttttggtttgtaCAATTATTTGGTTGAAGTACGTCTTGGATTCGGAAAGCTGACTTTGACATCAAGTAAAAATCTCTCTGAACTTTAGTGGGAAGGTAAAGCTTGGTGTATGAGCTGGAGGCGATTTTCCTAGCTTCCCAAACAGGAAGGCTTAAGAAAAATGGAAAATCGGCAAACCATGCAAAATCGTCAAACATCAAAAATTGGCCTATCAAAACGGCTAGACTTATTCAGTTAATACTTTAAGAAATTAGCAAAACTCGCCATCTGCTGGGAAACATGTTCATGGATGTaaattgaaaaaacaacaaaaacctcgAAACAATGAGCCTTGTCCTTACAAACTTAGGCCGTGTCTGAAACCCGAACTTTCATTCTGTTCTTACTAGTTATGTCCAATTTTGTGTGCAAGAAATGCCCTGAAGTATACTAGATCGGCCAGAAATTGTAATTTCAAAACGGGAGCCAGTGGTCGTACtaaacccccccctccccacaatgcattgcagcTCTCAGACTGACCCATGACGGAGCGCTCCATCCAGCCAACTAGTGGCATATAATCGAAAGCAACCGTAGGCTACTGTAGTACGTTTTCTACGgtttaaaataatctaaaaataaCTATGTAGCTGAATTAGCAATGAACTGATGTATGTTGTTGAATTCTATTTATGGACCTACGCCAGTGCTAGCTTGAGGTTAGCTAACCCATTGTAGCTCTGTCCGGATATACGTCATGTGACCAGTATTTTAGTATGTTGGTAAAGGCATTCTAACAGTCAGATTAGTTATCACTTTGCTGTACTGTTTGAGTTTGTAGTAGGCCGTATGGGAGTTTGTGGTTTCAGACACTGCTTTAGTGTCCTTTTACATGCCACAGAAGGACACTTCCTTTCACCTAACCTAACGTCCATCCTCTCCTCGATCCCCAAACTGCGTACTGTAACTCAAATAAACTGAGTGACTTCCAAACCTCACATTgtaaaaaacaatcaacaacCTTTCGAGGTTTCTTTGTGCAGTATGACTGAGTTAAAAGGACACGTTCAGTCCTGACCCCGACTCCCTGCCTCTCCTCCCGCCTGCAGTAAACGGAGGATAAAATCTGTTGTAAATTCTGTAAATATCactcttgtctgtttgtgtttgtctgtgtgagtcAGTTGTGAAGTAGGGAAACAGTAGCAAAAAATATGtcaatgaaaagaaacaaatctcACCACAGACATGATGTGTCGACACGCCCCCGCAAAAAAACTCTAAATATTTCACTGTCattgaaatatttaattatttttaaaaatgtgttgccATTAAATCCATTAAATAAAATCCGGGCAGGAAAAAATTAGATTCGAGATTCGTAGGGGACGTTGACGAACCATAATGTAAGAGTTCCTGATAAATCTGGTAACAAATTCTGCCTAGCAACAAGGGGCCTGACAAGATGGAACTCTTTCCTTATATGGTCGTGTCTGGGATGTGACATAGTGGGTTATCTACCAATCATAAAGCTCCATCTACATACCCGTCATGTTGTCTGTTGATGTTACAGGTTGTAAGAATCGCTGAACGTGaaggacaggtgtgtgtgtgtgtgcgagtgtatTCGATTTTCGTATTAATGTTTTACCTTAAAACTGGAGAACGAATGAGCTTCCATTTGTGTGTTTAGTGAGTGTGCCTGCATTAAGGGAGGgaggtcattttatttttttttaaacttgaagtGTCAGTTGGATAAATGCCTTGACCTGATGTAGTGTTATGACCTTACCTTGACCTTCAAACTTAGCACGACCTTTCCATGGCCTTGACCTTTGGCCTGAGCCGCTGATGAAGAGTTTGGctagaaacgtgctcaaactaggatcaatattggagatgcttttaaaaaatggagagaggttagaacgcagaaaggtttacagacccatgcagagctggctaaacactgaagcttcagtgtccaccacatggcaacctgtgtgagcatcgactctagagagggggggggggggtacccattttaaacactaggtgtcagagttacatattgctcctttaagatgtATCTCCTGATATGCCGATGATACACTATTATTCACTCGCTTTCCCGTCTCCAACGTTGGTCAAACTCTTCAATCGGTGGCTCGGCCTTCGACTTTCTATGCCTGCTATGAACCCAGTAGTCttaattattttctctttgctttAAACCAAAAGGAGCCTGTTGTTCATGATGTTAGTGCTGCAGCCGCACCTGGGTCAACCAGCAGCTCGAATATTTCTCgcttttatgttttgtgtcggccacaaccttcccagtgttacgATCGGAAACTGTTGACACGCCcactaaacacaagatgaagaTTTTTCATTATGTATGACTTGATCTCAACCCCTAAATGACTTGGTCTTGTCccggtctctgagcactctggtctcgggtatgtcttggtctcggttagtatggtcttgactacaacaccaTTGTGTGGCAACCCTAAATACGCACTCTTGACATCTTTTTCTCACATTAAGTCAAATACATGAAGGGACAAATGTTTTCAAAGACAACTAAAATCAAATAATGCTGAATGCATTTCATCATAAAACCCCTGAAGGGGGGCTTGGTGTTGGACTTTGTTTGGACTTGAATGCGACTAAATTTGCGGCCAAATTAGTTAaattttgcattttgtaaaaGACAATCCATCTGGTTCTACTCTTGGGATCCAGAACGTGATACAACTGATGGACTTCAGTGGGGTCTGACCCAGGGCGGCTGTAGTTTTAggccctttgtgtgtgtttatccaaTGCAGtgttggggtgtgtgtgtgtgtgtgtgtgtgtgagagagatcaTTTCACATCATGCATCATGTTAGACAGGAATGATTTTTTAAGAAGTTCAGTAGAAAAAATAGGATTTTGAACCAAGCCAGGCTGGTTTTCCTCCAAGAAATCTGAGTTCTAAGTTTGCTATTGTCCAGTTCAATGTGTTAAAGTATGTTAAgagtttcacaataaaagctgaATCATCtggtaaaacacaaaaaagaacattttcagtacCGAGGACTTTGATCCTATTGGCTCTAAACTTTCTCTGGATACGGGAGTATTTGAACTGATTGAGATTCTTTCAGGAAAGCCAGTTTCTTGGTTGGAGTGGACGAAGATGCGAGAAgaacagtgtttaaaaaaaacaaacatgttgtcGACATGTTTTGATGCTTACAACGATGTGTAATGTGACGTGTGTTGATATGAAACGTATGTTTGTCAGGATCAGggtgttcaaataaaaaaacaacaactctgatTTGGAACAAGAAAAGACAAATTcaactgtgaaaataaaaaaactgatgcAGTGGCATCACGTTAACCTGCCGTGTGTTTGTGACTGATTTGTTGTTTTACTGATCCATTTGATTAACTGTACATGAAGTTGTTTGAGAGGTTAATTGAAAGGAGTATGTCCAGGGATTCAAAGCTTCATCTGAATCATTATACAAACATGGACGAGGAAATCTGTTCTCTATGAATAACAAAGTTGGACAGTAATGATCAGTcaatcaattacatttttttgggaTGTGTTCTTTTCCCTCTCACTGTTTggttatatactgtatatatatctatatcatATATTTTAGGACTGATAAGGCCACATTTATGAAGACCTAATGAGAGAGAACTAAGGTGTCCTATCATAGAATAAAATGTTATTCCAAGATTAGaagataaatattttaatgatgTGATTAAACTCATAAAAATGTGGAAGAAAACTTTCTACTGTCAGGTGACTTCAGGCAATATCTGAAGAACCAGGCTCGACGGGGAGAGGCCTAAAATAtatgattatatatatatatatattagtgcttttactaatacttgtttttgtagcttttagcaatgtttgaatttgttttgtttttttagggagccttttataaaatctggccagggatatgcaatgtccctgtaaaataaaaactaaaataaaaaatgtatactgTGTGTCATGCAGCTCCATTTGAAGCTTAAAGGGAGGGCGCTTCCAAAGTTCAAACTCTAATGCAAACGTTTGAATTAGCATCATAAATACGACCAAGGTTCAACCTGCTCCAGAGATTGTAAACCACTCCCTTCCCCCCCAATCCCACCCAATCCTGATACTTTATTTCTTGCTCCCCGCCCAGCAAGTGTTCAGTAAAGGTTTGGCTTCTGGTGTGATGTGACATTCTCTGGCTctgagaagtaaaaagaaaaaacaatggcACAACAGGTAAACCAAACGGACGAGGTCAAAATGTGctgttccatctgtctggatctcctgaaggatcccgTGACTATTCCCTGCGGACACAGCTACTGCATGAGCTGTGTTAAGAGATTCTGGGACCAAGAAGATAAGAAGAAAATCCCCTCTTGTCCTCAGTGCAGACAGACGTTCAAGCCGCGTCCCGTCCTGGTGAAAAACACCTTGTTGGCTGAGTTAGTTGACGACCTGAAGAAGTCTGGACCTCGAGCGGCGCCGGCCGGTGAACGCTTCGCTGGACAGGGCGATGTTGCCTGCGATAGCTGCGCTGGGAGGAAGTTGAAAGCCTCAAAGTCGTGTTTAGTTTGTGTGGCTTCTTACTGTGAGCAACACCTCCAACCCCACTATGAATCTCCAACTTTTAAGAAACATAAACTTGTTGAAGCCGCCGTTAAGCtgcaggagaacgtctgctctcgccacgatgaggtgatgaagatgttctgcCGCACCGATCGTCAGACTATCTGCTACCTCTGCTCTGTGGACCAACACAAAGGCCACGACGCGGTCTCGGCTGCGGCGGaaagaacagagaagaagaaggcgcTCTGCGAGAGTCGGAGAATAATCCACCAGAGAATCAAGGACCGGGAGGAAGACATGAAGACACTCCTGCAAGAGATCAGGACGATCAACCAAACGGCTGAcgaggcagaggaggaaagagagaagatCTTCTCTGAGATGATCTCCttcatcaaaaagaaaaagtccgATGTGAAGAAGGAGATCAGATCCAGGCAGAAGACTGAAGTGAATCAGGTCAAACACttgcaggagaagctggagcaggaggtCGCTGATCTGAGGAGGAAACTCGCTGAGCTGGAGAAACTCTCAAACACAGAGGATCCCATCCAATTTCTTCAAGGTTATT
This portion of the Labrus bergylta chromosome 22, fLabBer1.1, whole genome shotgun sequence genome encodes:
- the LOC110001390 gene encoding tripartite motif-containing protein 16-like encodes the protein MAQQVNQTDEVKMCCSICLDLLKDPVTIPCGHSYCMSCVKRFWDQEDKKKIPSCPQCRQTFKPRPVLVKNTLLAELVDDLKKSGPRAAPAGERFAGQGDVACDSCAGRKLKASKSCLVCVASYCEQHLQPHYESPTFKKHKLVEAAVKLQENVCSRHDEVMKMFCRTDRQTICYLCSVDQHKGHDAVSAAAERTEKKKALCESRRIIHQRIKDREEDMKTLLQEIRTINQTADEAEEEREKIFSEMISFIKKKKSDVKKEIRSRQKTEVNQVKHLQEKLEQEVADLRRKLAELEKLSNTEDPIQFLQGYSSISQLPESTDPPRPKTNRRKHVEDIIAAVKEARDKFQAILSRESPSAEPATRGEFLQYSCEIALDPNTANKFLVLSEGNRKITFDGKNTAYIQHPNRFIHSPQVLSKEGFSGRCYWEVEMSRDASVAVAYKSIGRSGDLNERVFGCNDKSWVLQCGGSGYNFRHHNRSTSVSGPKSSRVGVYLDHSAGVLSFYSISETMTLLHRVQTRFTQPLYAGLFLFGSNGDTAKFCALK